The following coding sequences are from one Thermostaphylospora chromogena window:
- the gcvH gene encoding glycine cleavage system protein GcvH → MSIPEELRYTKEHEWVAGLDDGATVTVGITAYAAEQLGDVVYVQPPEVGSVITAGDSVGEVESTKSVSDIYAPVSGEVVEVNQAVVDDPSLVNSDPYGEGWLFKVHVDDVPADLLTADQYAPLTSGES, encoded by the coding sequence GTGAGCATTCCCGAGGAGCTTCGCTACACCAAGGAGCACGAGTGGGTCGCCGGGCTGGACGACGGCGCCACCGTGACCGTGGGGATCACCGCCTACGCCGCCGAGCAGCTCGGTGACGTGGTCTACGTGCAGCCGCCCGAGGTCGGGTCCGTGATCACCGCCGGCGACTCGGTCGGCGAGGTGGAGTCCACCAAGTCGGTCAGCGACATCTACGCGCCGGTCAGCGGCGAGGTGGTGGAGGTCAACCAGGCCGTGGTGGACGATCCGTCCCTGGTGAACTCCGACCCCTACGGCGAGGGCTGGCTGTTCAAGGTGCACGTCGACGATGTGCCCGCCGACCTGCTGACCGCCGACCAGTACGCCCCGCTGACCTCCGGCGAGTCATAG
- a CDS encoding MazG-like family protein, with translation MSDRLSASSPPAGLWDAIDALHAWLDAHHPADDRQGVLLRILKLSEEVGEVAQAVVGATGRNPRKGATHTWEDVQSELCDVAVTALVALRALTPDAREVFTRHLNRITARSLGRPGAG, from the coding sequence ATGAGCGATCGCCTTTCCGCCTCCTCTCCCCCGGCCGGCCTCTGGGACGCCATCGACGCTCTGCACGCCTGGCTGGACGCCCATCACCCGGCCGACGACCGGCAGGGTGTGCTGCTGCGGATCCTGAAGCTGTCTGAGGAGGTCGGGGAGGTCGCCCAGGCGGTGGTGGGGGCGACCGGGCGGAATCCGCGCAAGGGCGCCACGCACACGTGGGAGGACGTGCAATCGGAGCTGTGCGATGTCGCCGTCACCGCCCTGGTCGCCCTGCGCGCGCTCACGCCCGACGCTCGCGAGGTCTTCACCCGGCATCTGAACAGGATCACCGCCCGCTCGCTCGGACGCCCCGGCGCCGGGTGA
- a CDS encoding amino acid deaminase/aldolase — MAGSDAWSDSLLRRYEHATREIPAPFAAVDLAAMRANAADLVRRARGKPIRVASKSVRSLPVLERVLGMDGFSGIMSFTLPEALWLVSRGMRDVLLGYPTADRQALARLAADPVAAREITLMVDCPDHLDLIEDAVRGVRGRQELRVCLDIDAGYRAFGGRLRAGALRSPIREPEQAADLATAVTKRSGLRLVGLMAYEAQIAGVGDAPPDSPVRARAIRWMQARSRRELIVRRGRIVQAVRQVADLEFVNGGGTGSVHTTVREKAVTEVTAGSGLFHPRLFDFYRAFTGRPAAMFALPVVRRPGPGVVTVLGGGYLASGPPSPSRLPQPYLPAGLRYDPEEGAGEVQTPLLGPAADRLRIGDRVWFRHAKAGELCERFDALHLIEGEEVVETVPTYRGEGVTFL, encoded by the coding sequence ATGGCGGGGTCTGATGCCTGGAGCGATTCTCTGCTGCGGCGCTACGAACACGCCACGCGAGAGATCCCGGCCCCCTTCGCGGCCGTCGATCTGGCGGCGATGCGGGCGAACGCGGCCGATCTCGTGCGCCGTGCCCGCGGAAAGCCGATCCGTGTGGCCAGCAAGTCCGTCCGCTCGCTGCCCGTCCTGGAACGGGTGCTGGGCATGGACGGCTTCTCCGGGATCATGAGCTTCACCCTCCCCGAGGCGCTGTGGCTGGTCTCCCGGGGGATGCGCGATGTCCTGCTGGGCTATCCGACGGCGGATCGGCAGGCGCTGGCCCGCCTGGCCGCCGACCCCGTGGCCGCCCGCGAGATCACCCTCATGGTGGACTGTCCCGACCACCTCGACCTGATCGAGGACGCGGTCCGCGGCGTCCGCGGGCGGCAGGAGCTGCGGGTGTGCCTCGACATCGACGCCGGATACCGCGCCTTCGGCGGACGGTTGCGGGCCGGCGCGCTGCGCTCCCCCATCCGCGAGCCGGAGCAGGCGGCCGACCTCGCCACGGCCGTCACCAAGCGATCAGGCCTGCGCCTGGTCGGGCTGATGGCCTACGAGGCGCAGATCGCGGGTGTCGGCGACGCGCCGCCGGACTCCCCGGTGCGCGCCCGCGCCATCCGCTGGATGCAGGCGCGGTCCCGGCGCGAGCTGATCGTGCGCAGAGGGAGGATCGTGCAGGCCGTACGGCAGGTCGCCGACCTGGAGTTCGTCAACGGCGGCGGCACCGGCAGCGTGCACACCACCGTGAGAGAGAAGGCGGTGACCGAGGTCACCGCGGGATCGGGGCTCTTCCACCCCAGGCTGTTCGACTTCTACCGGGCGTTCACCGGACGGCCCGCCGCGATGTTCGCCCTGCCCGTCGTGCGCCGCCCCGGCCCGGGGGTGGTGACCGTACTCGGCGGGGGCTATCTCGCCTCGGGCCCGCCGAGCCCTTCCCGTCTGCCTCAGCCGTACCTGCCCGCGGGTCTGCGCTACGACCCGGAGGAGGGCGCGGGAGAGGTGCAGACCCCCCTGCTCGGCCCGGCCGCGGACCGGTTGCGCATCGGCGACCGCGTGTGGTTCCGGCACGCCAAGGCGGGTGAGCTGTGCGAGCGCTTCGACGCGCTCCACCTCATCGAGGGCGAGGAGGTCGTCGAGACGGTTCCCACCTACCGCGGCGAGGGCGTGACCTTCCTCTGA
- the gcvT gene encoding glycine cleavage system aminomethyltransferase GcvT yields the protein MSRSTPLREVHESLGATLTDFAGWLMPLRYGSESAEHNAVRNAAGLFDLSHMGEIHLTGPGAAAALDYALVGHLSALSVGRARYTMLCSEDGGVLDDLIVYRLAEDDFLVVANAANRQLVARELTERARPYDTTVTDRSDEYALIAVQGPRSVEILSGLTDADLAELRYYAAVPGTVAGIRVLIARTGYTGEDGFELFVPPQEAVALWRALSEAGEPHGLRPAGLSARDTLRLEAGMPLYGNELTAERTPFDAGLDRVVRFDKPSDFVGRAALARLKDAPPPRRLAGLVAVGRRVPRHGYSVVLREDGTVVGEVTSGAPSQTLGRPIALAYVDTAVLDDPHASLAVDIRGSREPVDVVDLPFYRRKK from the coding sequence ATGTCTCGATCCACTCCGCTGCGCGAGGTGCACGAGAGTCTCGGCGCGACCCTGACCGACTTCGCCGGGTGGCTCATGCCGCTGCGTTACGGCAGCGAGTCCGCCGAGCACAACGCCGTGCGGAACGCCGCCGGCCTGTTCGACCTCTCTCACATGGGGGAGATCCACCTGACCGGCCCGGGCGCCGCCGCCGCGCTGGACTACGCGCTGGTGGGTCACCTCAGCGCCCTCTCCGTCGGCCGTGCCCGCTACACGATGCTCTGCTCCGAGGACGGAGGCGTGCTCGACGACCTGATCGTCTACCGCCTCGCCGAGGACGACTTCCTCGTCGTGGCCAACGCCGCCAACCGGCAGCTCGTCGCCCGCGAGCTGACCGAGCGGGCACGGCCGTACGACACGACGGTGACCGACCGCTCCGACGAGTACGCGCTGATCGCCGTACAGGGACCGCGCTCAGTGGAGATCCTCTCCGGGCTCACCGACGCCGACCTCGCCGAGCTGCGCTACTACGCGGCCGTGCCCGGCACGGTCGCCGGGATCCGGGTGCTGATCGCCCGCACCGGCTATACCGGCGAGGACGGCTTCGAACTGTTCGTTCCTCCGCAGGAGGCGGTCGCGCTGTGGCGAGCGCTGTCGGAGGCCGGCGAGCCGCACGGGCTGCGCCCGGCCGGGCTGTCGGCGCGCGACACCCTGCGCCTGGAGGCGGGCATGCCCCTCTACGGCAACGAACTGACCGCCGAGCGCACCCCGTTCGACGCCGGACTCGACCGGGTGGTGCGTTTCGACAAGCCCAGCGACTTCGTGGGCCGGGCCGCGCTGGCCCGGCTCAAGGACGCCCCGCCGCCGCGACGGCTGGCCGGACTGGTCGCCGTCGGCCGCCGGGTGCCCCGACACGGCTACTCCGTGGTCCTGCGCGAAGACGGCACGGTGGTCGGGGAGGTCACCAGCGGCGCCCCCTCGCAGACGCTGGGCCGGCCGATCGCGCTGGCGTACGTGGACACCGCCGTGCTGGACGATCCGCACGCGAGCCTGGCCGTGGACATCCGCGGCTCCCGCGAGCCCGTTGACGTTGTGGATCTGCCTTTCTACAGGAGGAAGAAGTGA
- a CDS encoding BtrH N-terminal domain-containing protein, with amino-acid sequence MPLVMEHPFVGDHCESTTLVNLLRQRGIDLSEPFVFGLAGGLSFIYWRTKQMPTPFVGGRIKPDMLSADLAEALNLRLSVHETSSAKRAREHLLAELDSGNVVGLKLDRYLLDYSTDDFRFAAHYVACVGYDDDRFALVETRPLGLQWAFGGSLASARDPGGPMSSRNRAFTLEPREGGLPDLGEAARRGIKKAAERFLNPPISNFGYKGMHRVADLMPRWLDDLESPADSLSEISTIMEDAGTGGGLFRRMWAEFLAETAELTGVGGFGEISEAYRGVAKKWTDVAGLVHEAGVTSSRECLRSAARMVHEAAEEEQDLMRRLAALSN; translated from the coding sequence ATGCCGCTTGTGATGGAACATCCGTTCGTCGGTGACCACTGCGAGTCGACCACCCTCGTGAATCTGCTGCGGCAGCGAGGCATCGATCTGTCGGAGCCGTTCGTCTTCGGCCTCGCCGGCGGCCTGTCGTTCATCTACTGGCGGACGAAGCAGATGCCCACGCCGTTCGTCGGCGGCCGCATCAAGCCCGACATGTTGTCCGCGGACCTCGCCGAGGCGCTGAACCTGCGGCTGTCGGTGCACGAGACGTCCTCGGCGAAACGGGCGAGGGAACATCTGCTGGCGGAACTCGACTCCGGAAACGTCGTCGGGCTCAAGCTCGACCGCTACCTGCTCGACTACTCCACCGACGACTTCCGGTTCGCGGCCCACTACGTCGCCTGCGTCGGATACGACGACGATCGTTTCGCCCTGGTGGAGACTCGGCCGCTCGGCCTGCAATGGGCCTTCGGCGGATCTCTCGCGTCCGCGCGAGACCCCGGGGGGCCGATGAGCTCGCGTAACCGTGCCTTCACCCTGGAACCCCGCGAGGGCGGCCTTCCCGATCTGGGAGAAGCGGCCCGCAGAGGCATCAAGAAGGCGGCGGAGCGATTCCTGAATCCGCCGATCTCCAACTTCGGCTACAAGGGCATGCACAGAGTCGCCGATCTGATGCCGCGGTGGCTCGACGACCTCGAGTCGCCCGCGGACAGCCTTTCCGAGATCTCCACGATCATGGAGGACGCGGGGACCGGCGGGGGCCTGTTCCGCAGGATGTGGGCGGAGTTCCTCGCCGAGACCGCCGAACTCACCGGGGTCGGCGGGTTCGGTGAGATCTCGGAGGCGTATCGGGGGGTGGCGAAGAAGTGGACCGACGTGGCCGGGCTGGTGCACGAGGCCGGGGTCACCTCATCGCGGGAATGCCTCCGCAGCGCGGCGCGGATGGTGCATGAGGCCGCCGAGGAGGAGCAGGACCTGATGCGCCGTCTCGCGGCCCTGTCGAACTGA
- a CDS encoding DUF3618 domain-containing protein yields the protein MADTDPDELERKIERTRAELARTVDAIADRVSPKRAAQRGVARAKENAETLLTTVSERVGDAIADLMAALPAPADGKPRDPWEERERARRLAPVVIGVGAALAVGAAIVLWRRRRR from the coding sequence ATGGCGGACACCGATCCCGATGAGCTGGAGCGGAAGATCGAGCGCACACGCGCCGAGCTGGCCCGTACAGTCGACGCCATCGCCGATCGGGTGAGCCCCAAGCGGGCCGCTCAGCGCGGCGTCGCCCGGGCGAAGGAGAACGCCGAAACGCTGCTCACCACGGTGAGCGAGAGGGTGGGCGACGCGATAGCCGATCTGATGGCCGCCCTGCCCGCCCCGGCCGACGGCAAGCCTCGCGACCCATGGGAGGAACGGGAACGGGCCCGCAGACTCGCCCCCGTCGTGATCGGTGTCGGAGCCGCGCTGGCCGTGGGCGCGGCCATCGTGCTGTGGCGCAGGCGCCGCCGGTAG
- a CDS encoding LacI family DNA-binding transcriptional regulator: MSGEERRRARKAATGGRPTHGPITLEDVAREAGVSRTSASRVMLGQGKVTDETRRKVWAAAERLGYVTNVIARELASGGSSTVGLLLRDAANPAYGLLFTRLQKAAHEADLTLVTLTVSDDDRGRKQVSSLHRLMGMRVAGLVVATGGVTSEQLEPFRRRIPIIRSGRPETTAAIHAVSYDEEDAARRLATHVASHGHRDVAVLVTAEPVSYPEYVRGATMAAVLAEHGVRVRPVEVSGPLDGVEQVISWAARGEITAIMCPTDTRQLHVLRAAAAAGLDVPGDVSVSGCDGVLPGADLLGLTTYRIPVEEVAQRTIRNIIRLVGDSPPDGVLQERVPGTLVPGRTVGPPPRR; the protein is encoded by the coding sequence GTGAGCGGCGAGGAGCGCCGCCGCGCGCGGAAGGCCGCCACGGGCGGCCGGCCCACGCACGGACCGATCACGCTGGAGGACGTGGCCCGCGAGGCCGGCGTCTCCCGGACCTCCGCGTCCCGGGTGATGCTGGGCCAGGGGAAGGTCACGGACGAGACCCGCAGGAAGGTCTGGGCCGCCGCCGAACGCCTGGGTTACGTCACCAACGTGATCGCCAGGGAGCTGGCCTCGGGCGGGAGCAGCACGGTCGGACTGCTGCTGCGCGACGCCGCCAACCCCGCCTACGGGCTGCTGTTCACGCGGTTGCAGAAGGCCGCGCACGAGGCCGACCTCACGCTGGTCACCCTCACCGTCAGCGACGACGACCGCGGCCGCAAGCAGGTCTCCAGCCTGCACCGGCTGATGGGCATGCGCGTGGCCGGGCTCGTGGTCGCCACCGGCGGCGTGACCAGCGAGCAGCTCGAGCCGTTCCGCCGGCGCATCCCGATCATCCGGTCCGGCCGTCCCGAGACCACGGCCGCCATCCACGCGGTCTCCTACGACGAGGAGGACGCCGCGCGGCGGCTGGCCACCCACGTCGCGTCGCACGGCCACCGCGATGTGGCCGTGCTGGTGACGGCCGAGCCGGTGTCCTACCCGGAGTACGTCCGGGGCGCGACGATGGCCGCCGTCCTGGCCGAGCACGGCGTGCGCGTCCGTCCGGTGGAGGTCTCCGGCCCGCTCGACGGCGTCGAGCAGGTGATCTCCTGGGCGGCCCGGGGCGAGATCACGGCGATCATGTGCCCGACCGACACGCGCCAGCTGCACGTCCTGCGCGCCGCCGCGGCGGCCGGGCTGGACGTCCCCGGTGACGTCTCGGTGTCCGGGTGCGACGGCGTCCTGCCCGGCGCCGACCTGCTGGGGCTGACCACCTACCGGATCCCGGTCGAGGAGGTCGCCCAGCGCACGATCAGGAACATCATCCGCCTGGTGGGCGACTCTCCCCCCGACGGCGTGCTCCAGGAGCGGGTCCCCGGAACCCTCGTGCCGGGCCGCACCGTCGGCCCGCCTCCGCGGCGCTGA
- a CDS encoding ABC transporter permease, which translates to MRSSVRGLLRSPFALVVLVTVGWFSAAFLVWPNANLLAETFFPDGRFSGRAVERLLSSERALRSLGNSLLLAVSLAVTVNVVGIFIVLVTKYFDIRGARVLWLGYATTFIYKGIMLAAGYRFVYGEGGIVTDVLVQIFPDLDPGWFSGYFAVLFVMTCAVTTNHLLFVSAALDRVDYQIIEAARNLGASAWTILWRVVLPMLRPVLFAVTILTFLTGLGALSAPQVLGGRDFQTIAPIILTFSTSPTSRDLAALLAIILGLATVLLLAVLLRIERGGTYYSLSRVSSTLVKQKITNPVANVVVHVAAYALFVVYVLPVALIVLYSFADSRAIESSSLSLSALSLDNYVRVLSGPESLRPFLVSIVYSALAALIVVGGLLFVARIIHRYRNWFTAAVEYLLHIPWLLPATMIALGLIMSYDHPNPMVGGAVLTGTAVILLIAFVIVKIPFTLRLLKAAFMSVDTSQEEAASLMGARTLYTFRRVLLPAVLPTALAVAALNFNDLLDDYDTAVFLAHPLFQPLGLFIKANADGAVSLDARANTFVYTVLLMIISGIAMYLVYGRPRRRRRSRRRTREVR; encoded by the coding sequence GTGAGGTCATCGGTCCGCGGCCTGCTGCGCTCGCCGTTCGCCCTCGTGGTGCTGGTCACGGTCGGCTGGTTCAGCGCGGCGTTCCTGGTGTGGCCGAACGCCAACCTGCTGGCGGAGACGTTCTTCCCCGACGGCCGGTTCTCCGGCCGCGCGGTGGAGCGGCTCCTCTCCTCCGAACGTGCGCTGCGGTCGCTGGGCAACAGCCTCCTGCTCGCCGTGTCGCTGGCGGTGACCGTCAACGTCGTCGGCATCTTCATCGTGCTGGTCACGAAGTACTTCGACATCCGCGGCGCGCGCGTGCTGTGGCTCGGCTACGCGACGACCTTCATCTACAAGGGGATCATGCTGGCCGCCGGGTACCGGTTCGTCTACGGCGAGGGCGGCATCGTCACCGACGTGCTGGTGCAGATCTTCCCGGACCTGGACCCCGGGTGGTTCAGCGGGTACTTCGCGGTGCTGTTCGTGATGACCTGCGCCGTCACCACCAACCACCTGCTGTTCGTGTCCGCCGCCCTCGACCGGGTGGACTACCAGATCATCGAGGCCGCCCGGAACCTGGGCGCCTCCGCCTGGACCATCCTGTGGCGGGTGGTGCTGCCGATGCTGCGCCCGGTGCTGTTCGCCGTCACCATCCTCACCTTCCTGACCGGGCTGGGCGCCCTGAGCGCCCCGCAGGTGCTCGGCGGGCGGGACTTCCAGACGATCGCGCCCATCATCCTGACCTTCTCCACCAGCCCGACCTCCAGGGACCTGGCCGCGCTGCTCGCGATCATCCTCGGGCTCGCCACGGTCCTGCTGCTGGCCGTGCTGCTCAGGATCGAACGGGGCGGTACCTACTACTCGCTGTCCCGGGTCTCCTCGACCCTGGTGAAGCAGAAGATCACCAACCCGGTGGCCAACGTCGTCGTGCACGTGGCGGCGTACGCGCTGTTCGTGGTCTACGTCCTCCCCGTGGCGCTGATCGTGCTGTACTCCTTCGCCGACAGCCGCGCCATCGAGTCGAGCAGTCTCTCCCTCTCCGCGCTGAGCCTGGACAACTACGTGCGGGTGCTGTCCGGACCGGAGAGCCTGCGCCCGTTCCTGGTGAGCATCGTCTACAGCGCGCTGGCCGCGCTGATCGTGGTCGGCGGGCTGCTGTTCGTCGCCCGTATCATCCATCGGTACCGGAACTGGTTCACCGCAGCGGTCGAGTACCTGCTGCACATCCCGTGGCTGCTGCCGGCAACGATGATCGCGCTCGGTCTGATCATGAGCTACGATCACCCCAATCCGATGGTGGGCGGCGCCGTGCTGACCGGTACCGCCGTCATCCTGCTCATCGCCTTCGTCATCGTGAAGATCCCGTTCACCCTGCGGCTGCTCAAGGCGGCCTTCATGTCGGTGGACACCTCCCAGGAAGAGGCGGCCTCGCTCATGGGCGCCCGGACGCTGTACACGTTCCGGCGTGTCCTGCTCCCCGCGGTGCTGCCCACCGCGCTGGCGGTCGCCGCGCTGAACTTCAACGACCTGCTCGACGACTACGACACCGCGGTCTTCCTCGCGCATCCGCTGTTCCAGCCGCTCGGTCTGTTCATCAAGGCGAACGCCGACGGCGCGGTCAGCCTGGACGCGCGGGCCAACACGTTCGTCTACACGGTGCTGTTGATGATCATCAGCGGGATCGCGATGTACCTGGTGTACGGGCGGCCACGGCGGCGGCGCCGATCGCGTCGCCGAACGCGGGAGGTGCGGTAG
- a CDS encoding L-serine ammonia-lyase, which produces MAISVFDLFKIGIGPSSSHTGGPMTAAYTFVRGLHTDGLLDKVARVEVILYGSLGLTGKGHGSDKAVLLGLSGERPELVDVDTVDERLARMRAGGVCRLYGRHEIPFVPGEHLVFERKISLPGHPNGMRFTAFDEAGEPLREKVYYSVGGGFVVDENAVGADRIKADDTVLPYPFTTAAELLGHCRENGLSISGLMMENERAFGRSPEEIREGLLHLWRVMSECIRRGCTREGVLPGGLKVKRRAPLLHRRLRTEAPDTDPLRAMDWVTLFALAVNEENAAGGRIVTAPTNGAAGIIPAVLTYYDRFVAESDDEGVVRFLLTAGAIGVLFKENASISGAEVGCQGEVGSACSMAAAGLTEALGGTPEQVENAAEIGIEHNLGLTCDPIGGLVQIPCIERNAVASIKAITAARIALRGDGRHFVSLDRAIKTMRDTGRDMLDKYKETSRGGLAVNVVEC; this is translated from the coding sequence ATGGCGATCAGCGTCTTCGACCTTTTCAAGATCGGAATAGGTCCGTCCAGTTCGCACACCGGCGGCCCGATGACCGCCGCCTACACCTTCGTCCGCGGCCTGCACACCGACGGGCTGCTGGACAAGGTCGCCCGCGTCGAGGTGATCCTCTACGGCTCGCTCGGGCTCACCGGCAAGGGGCACGGCAGCGACAAGGCCGTCCTGCTCGGCCTGTCCGGGGAGAGGCCTGAGCTGGTCGATGTGGACACCGTGGACGAGCGGCTGGCCCGAATGCGCGCCGGCGGCGTCTGCCGGCTGTACGGCCGGCACGAGATCCCCTTCGTGCCCGGCGAGCATCTGGTGTTCGAACGCAAGATCTCGCTGCCCGGCCACCCGAACGGGATGCGGTTCACCGCCTTCGACGAGGCGGGCGAGCCGCTGCGGGAGAAGGTCTACTACTCGGTGGGCGGCGGCTTCGTCGTGGACGAGAACGCCGTCGGCGCGGATCGGATCAAGGCGGACGACACGGTACTGCCGTATCCGTTCACCACGGCCGCCGAACTGCTGGGCCACTGCCGGGAGAACGGGCTGTCGATCTCCGGGCTGATGATGGAGAACGAGCGCGCCTTCGGCCGCTCCCCGGAGGAGATCCGGGAGGGGCTGCTCCACCTGTGGCGGGTCATGTCCGAGTGCATACGGCGCGGCTGCACCCGCGAGGGCGTGCTGCCCGGCGGGCTCAAGGTCAAACGGCGGGCTCCCCTGCTGCACCGGCGGCTGCGGACCGAGGCCCCGGACACCGACCCGCTGCGGGCCATGGACTGGGTGACCCTGTTCGCCCTCGCGGTCAACGAGGAGAACGCCGCGGGCGGGCGGATCGTCACCGCGCCCACCAACGGCGCGGCCGGGATCATCCCCGCGGTGCTCACCTACTACGACCGCTTCGTCGCGGAGTCGGACGACGAGGGCGTGGTGCGGTTCCTGCTGACCGCGGGTGCGATCGGCGTGCTGTTCAAGGAGAACGCCTCCATCTCCGGGGCCGAGGTCGGCTGCCAGGGCGAGGTCGGCTCGGCCTGCTCGATGGCGGCGGCGGGGCTGACGGAGGCGCTCGGCGGCACTCCCGAGCAGGTGGAGAACGCGGCGGAGATCGGCATCGAGCACAATCTGGGCCTGACCTGCGATCCGATCGGCGGGCTGGTGCAGATCCCGTGCATCGAGCGCAACGCCGTGGCCTCCATCAAGGCCATCACCGCCGCCCGGATCGCGCTGCGCGGCGACGGGCGGCATTTCGTCTCCCTCGACCGCGCGATCAAGACCATGCGCGACACCGGGCGGGACATGCTGGACAAGTACAAGGAGACCAGCCGCGGCGGACTCGCGGTCAACGTGGTGGAGTGCTGA
- a CDS encoding glycerophosphodiester phosphodiesterase family protein yields MFGQTRFAATNALLNDRFARFGTLIAAHRGTGIASVVENTADAAAAALASGADVVEIDVIASRDGQFFAFHDGEERRLLGVDQDLRLMTADQIDELRYTFVDRPSRPARVERVLELLDAFRGKGLFHLDRSWWWWRRLLPALDALGMTGQLLLKCPAEDGWADALRAHPVKYPFMPICRTVAEAERYLGDESLNTVGVELLATTANSPFLRADTIARLHAHGVFVLVNAEVLADGPDLFAGYDDEVAVLRSPEEGWGPLFDLGVDVIQTDWPWLLRDYRRRRNRRLRAEGEEVSR; encoded by the coding sequence GTGTTCGGCCAGACGCGGTTCGCGGCCACCAACGCCCTGCTCAACGACCGTTTCGCCCGGTTCGGAACGTTGATCGCCGCGCACCGCGGTACCGGGATAGCCAGCGTCGTGGAGAACACCGCCGACGCCGCGGCCGCCGCGCTCGCCTCGGGCGCGGACGTGGTCGAGATCGACGTGATCGCCTCCCGCGACGGGCAGTTCTTCGCCTTCCACGACGGTGAGGAGCGGCGTCTGCTCGGCGTCGACCAGGACCTGCGCCTGATGACCGCCGACCAGATCGACGAGCTGCGGTACACGTTCGTGGACCGCCCTTCGCGGCCCGCCCGGGTGGAACGGGTGCTGGAGCTGCTCGACGCCTTCCGCGGGAAAGGGCTCTTCCACCTCGACCGCTCCTGGTGGTGGTGGCGGCGGCTGCTTCCGGCGCTGGACGCGCTCGGCATGACCGGGCAGCTGCTCCTCAAGTGCCCGGCGGAGGACGGCTGGGCCGACGCGCTGCGCGCCCACCCGGTGAAGTACCCGTTCATGCCGATCTGCCGGACCGTGGCCGAGGCGGAGCGCTACCTGGGCGACGAGTCGCTGAACACGGTGGGGGTGGAACTGCTCGCCACGACCGCGAACAGCCCGTTCCTCCGAGCGGACACCATCGCCCGGCTCCACGCCCACGGGGTGTTCGTGCTGGTCAACGCCGAGGTTCTCGCCGACGGGCCGGACCTGTTCGCCGGCTACGACGACGAGGTCGCGGTGCTGCGCTCGCCCGAGGAGGGCTGGGGGCCGCTGTTCGACCTCGGCGTCGACGTGATCCAGACCGACTGGCCGTGGCTGCTGCGGGATTACCGCCGCCGGCGCAACCGGCGCCTCCGCGCCGAGGGGGAGGAGGTCTCGCGGTGA
- the bcp gene encoding thioredoxin-dependent thiol peroxidase → MAETRLNAGDAAPGFTLTAADGGSVSLADYRGRRVILYFYPAAMTPGCTRQACDFRDNLAELAGEGYAVLGVSKDKPDKLARFAERESLTFPLLSDEDLTVHKAYGAYGEKKMYGKTVTGVIRSTFVIDPDGKIELPLYNVRATGHVAALKKKLGLS, encoded by the coding sequence GTGGCCGAGACCAGGCTCAACGCGGGCGACGCCGCTCCCGGGTTCACGCTCACCGCGGCCGACGGCGGCAGTGTGTCGCTCGCCGACTACCGCGGCAGGCGGGTCATCCTCTACTTCTATCCGGCCGCGATGACCCCGGGCTGCACCAGGCAGGCCTGCGATTTCCGGGACAACCTGGCCGAGCTGGCCGGCGAGGGGTACGCCGTCCTCGGCGTTTCGAAAGACAAGCCGGACAAGCTCGCGCGTTTCGCCGAGCGGGAGTCGCTGACCTTCCCGCTGCTGTCCGACGAGGACCTCACCGTGCACAAGGCATACGGCGCCTACGGCGAGAAGAAGATGTACGGCAAGACGGTGACCGGCGTCATCCGTTCGACATTCGTCATCGACCCGGACGGGAAGATCGAGCTACCCCTCTACAACGTGCGGGCGACCGGTCATGTGGCCGCGCTGAAAAAGAAGCTCGGCCTTTCCTGA